The DNA window AAACGCTGGGCAAGCTGAGCTTGTGAGATATTAATTTTCTTTCGTGCCTCGACAATTTTATTGCCAATGATTTTAGTATTTAACATGATCGTATTTATTTATTTTTTCGACACTACAAAGGTATTGGGGCCTATTTCCAGAATCAAAAAAATACAGAAACTTATAGTTGTATTTACGCTACTTTTAGTTGTAATCCACCACTGTGAGTGGTCTATTGAGTTATTTCGATGAATTTGCTCTTCATAAGACCTGAATAGATACATTTTCTTTAAAAAACTAATGATCTATTTTTTCTGCTATCCTGTCTTTCTTTAATATCAATTTATATTACTTCCATTCTGCCCTGTGCATGATAAAACTGCTTTCCTGTTTTACGAATCCTACTTTTGGATAATACTCCATCGCGGTTGGCACTGATAAAAGCAATACCATCGATTGCTCACCCACTTTTTCTTTCGTTAAATTGATCAGTTTTCTTCCAACACCTTCTTTTTGATATTCACCTCTAATGGCAAGATCGGAAAGATAGCAGCACCAAACCCAATCTGTAATAGATCGCGAAACCCCTACCAACAGATCATTATGCCAAGCTGTAACAATGAGATCTGAATTGTTGAGCATCTTTTGAATCCTTTCTTTATCATTCGTTGGGCGAGGCAGCCCCGCATTATCATAAAGTTCAATAACCTGATCAGCGGTTGGTATTTTATCTGTACAGTATTCTATTTCCATGGTTCATATATTTTTTTATTCATAATTATTCTTTAAAATTGATGTCTTTGTTTTTTATCATGGTATTTCTAACGTCAGATATGTAAAATCAATTAAGATCATTAGTTAAAATAAGTATCTAAATTAAACATAAAATATATAAATCATCTGTATACAAAACACAATATAAATTTCATACAATACATTGATTAATATTGATTTATATTTGTTTTTGAAAATAATACGTATAAATAATTTTCCACCAATCATTAAAAAATGAAACTTAATCACCTTAATTTAAGTGTTCCAGATATAGCATCAGCGCGTTCTTTTTTTGAAACTTATCTGGATTTTACCTGTACCGACAGCAAGTTAAACGATAGCCTTTCCGTATTAACCGGTGAAGATGGCTTTATCTTGGTACTGATGAGCCAACAGATGAATCGTAATGGAAACAACGCTTACCCAGATAGCTTTCATATTGGGTTTTATCTTAAAAATGAAGCGGAAGTTCTGGCGAAATTTGAACAGTTAGCAAGCGCTGGGTTTATTCTGGAACACGAACCACAAAGGATCAGAAAAGTCTTTGGTTTTTATTATCTGCATCAGAATATACTTATAGA is part of the Chryseobacterium paludis genome and encodes:
- a CDS encoding GNAT family N-acetyltransferase; its protein translation is MEIEYCTDKIPTADQVIELYDNAGLPRPTNDKERIQKMLNNSDLIVTAWHNDLLVGVSRSITDWVWCCYLSDLAIRGEYQKEGVGRKLINLTKEKVGEQSMVLLLSVPTAMEYYPKVGFVKQESSFIMHRAEWK
- a CDS encoding VOC family protein, which translates into the protein MKLNHLNLSVPDIASARSFFETYLDFTCTDSKLNDSLSVLTGEDGFILVLMSQQMNRNGNNAYPDSFHIGFYLKNEAEVLAKFEQLASAGFILEHEPQRIRKVFGFYYLHQNILIEIVCELQDPNE